In Candidatus Defluviibacterium haderslevense, the following are encoded in one genomic region:
- a CDS encoding DUF1572 family protein, with translation MEQVFLNTLTTEYELRVIKESVFRITRCLELLSEKQIAFRMNDQCNSIGNLILHLCGNVYQYIQTTLGNNEDIRNRNLEFEHSGPFIKHELEKLLHDITHESNEIIKGLNIVDWYEVKHVQCFEMTGIQIVIHVIEHFSYHTGQIALLTKIYTQKDLGFYSGMSL, from the coding sequence ATGGAGCAGGTTTTTTTAAATACTTTGACAACTGAATATGAATTAAGAGTCATTAAAGAATCTGTTTTTAGAATCACGCGATGTCTTGAGTTATTAAGCGAAAAACAAATTGCATTTCGAATGAATGATCAATGCAATTCAATTGGTAATTTAATTTTACATCTATGTGGCAATGTGTATCAATATATTCAAACTACTTTAGGAAATAATGAGGACATTCGAAATCGCAATTTGGAGTTCGAGCACTCTGGCCCATTTATAAAACATGAATTAGAAAAATTACTCCATGATATAACTCATGAGTCCAATGAAATCATCAAAGGATTAAATATTGTCGATTGGTATGAGGTAAAACATGTTCAGTGTTTTGAGATGACAGGTATTCAAATTGTCATACATGTGATAGAACACTTTTCTTATCATACAGGTCAAATAGCACTTTTAACTAAAATATATACCCAAAAGGATTTAGGATTTTATTCAGGAATGTCACTTTGA
- a CDS encoding YkgJ family cysteine cluster protein, producing the protein MKEELLKSWKSRSRENIKKYKIFLNRIDKAKAIRILPVLHQEAFKKINCLDCAACCKNYSPRFKQQDIKRIAKSLNMKERDFELTYLVSDEDHDFVLQSKPCPFLEKDNKCQIYDVRPSDCHRFPYTDEDVFIKQPALTLMNASFCPAVNEVLEKLMEIK; encoded by the coding sequence ATGAAAGAAGAACTATTAAAATCTTGGAAAAGTAGAAGTCGTGAGAACATTAAAAAGTATAAAATATTTCTGAATCGGATTGACAAAGCAAAGGCCATCCGCATTTTGCCAGTATTGCATCAAGAAGCTTTTAAAAAAATAAATTGTTTAGATTGTGCAGCATGTTGTAAAAATTATTCTCCAAGGTTTAAGCAGCAAGATATTAAGCGGATTGCGAAGTCTTTAAATATGAAGGAGCGGGATTTTGAATTAACCTATTTGGTTTCTGATGAAGATCATGATTTTGTACTCCAATCGAAGCCTTGTCCTTTTTTAGAAAAAGATAATAAATGTCAGATTTATGATGTCAGACCTAGTGATTGTCATCGTTTTCCATATACGGATGAAGATGTTTTTATTAAACAACCAGCCTTGACATTAATGAATGCAAGTTTTTGTCCAGCTGTAAATGAGGTCTTGGAAAAATTAATGGAGATCAAATAG